The following proteins are encoded in a genomic region of Gossypium hirsutum isolate 1008001.06 chromosome D05, Gossypium_hirsutum_v2.1, whole genome shotgun sequence:
- the LOC107959371 gene encoding protein HIRA isoform X1, with protein MIAEKPNWVRHEGMQIFSVDVQPGGLRFATGGGDHKVRIWNLKSVGRDLENDESTQRLLATLRDHFGSVNCVRWAKHGRFVASGSDDQVILIHERKPGSGTTEFGSGEPPDVENWKVAMTLRGHTADVVDLNWSPDDSILASGSLDNTVHIWNMSNGICTAVLRGHSSLVKGVAWDPIGSFIASQSDDKTVIIWRTSDWSLAHKTEGHWAKSLGSTFFRRLGWSPCGHFITTTHGYQKPRHSAPVLERGEWAATFDFLGHNAPIIVVKFNHSMFRRNFANSQEVKATSVGWANGAAAKIGGKESQPYNVIAIGSQDRTITVWTTASPRPLFVAKHFFGQSVVDLSWSPDGYSLFACSLDGTVATFHFEAKELGHRLSDAELDELKRSRYGDARGRQSNLAESPAQLLLEAASAKQTTSKKVALDVQESQIPAKPPVELGLTNKSSEPQNNDGKKSGLAASDGLNKAMSSARISSPVKQREYRRADGRKRIIPEVVGVPIQQKNISSNAQSPALDFPVGSSDRRKNDNGAVPSDVGLREASVRGTVGRSSDLKERSGVTARATVTDSLVIEKVPVSAAQDHSINVEKSGSMRPSSSTASSSTSLSISVFDKKEGEDMTPVCLEACLREHAMNDIAGVGHACMMKETEIVCTKGSQTLWSDRISGKVSVLAGNANFWAVGCEDGCLQVYTKCGRRALPTMMMASAATFIDCDESWKLLLVTKKGSLYLWDLFNRNCLLHDSLASLVSLDLSSSAKGIMKVISVKLSKSGFPLVVLATRHAFLFDMSLMCWLRVADDCFPASNFASSWSLGSIHTGELAALQVDVRKYLARKPGWTRVTDDGVQTRAHLEAQLASSLALKSPNEYRQGLLSYIRFLAREADESRLREVCESFLGPPTGMASDSKNPAWDPYVLGMRKHKLLREDILPAMASNRKVQRLLNEFMDLLSEYEIIENNLDQKSPSPPTTSHPVIDPMDSTPSAAAQTDSPVLATDKKENPSLGPDKMHSAPSITGRVNTGALLTDSSEPKLQ; from the exons ATGATTGCTGAGAAACCAAATTGGGTTAGGCATGAGGGAATGCAGATATTCTCGGTTGATGTTCAGCCTGGTGGTCTAAGGTTTGCCACTGGTGGAGGTGACCACAAG GTCCGAATATGGAACTTGAAATCTGTTGGCAGGGACTTGGAAAACGACGAATCTACACAGAGGCTTCTAGCAACTTTGCGTGATCACTTTGGGTCTGTCAACTGTGTTAGGTGGGCCAAGCATGGACGATTTGTTGCATCTGGGTCTGATGATCAAGTGATTCTAATTCATGAGAGAAAGCCTGGTTCTGGAACCACTGAGTTTGGCAGTGGAGAGCCTCCTGATGTTGAAAATTGGAAAGTTGCAATGACACTGAGGGGGCACACTGCAGATGTG GTGGATCTTAACTGGTCTCCTGATGACTCAATATTGGCCAGTGGGAGTTTGGACAACACTGTCCATATATGGAATATGAGCAATGGCATCTGTACAGCGGTGCTGAGGGGTCATTCCAGTCTCGTTAAAGGAGTTGCCTGGGATCCCATTGGGTCCTTCATAGCAAGTCAGTCTGATGACAAGACGGTCATAATATGGCGAACAAGTGACTGGAGTCTTGCTCATAAAACAGAGGGCCACTGGGCGAAATCG TTGGGATCAACATTTTTCAGGCGGCTTGGATGGTCACCTTGTGGTCATTTCATAACTACCACTCATGGTTACCAAAAGCCAAGGCATTCTGCACCCGTTCTAGAGAGAGGAGAATGGGCTGCCACATTTGACTTCTTAGGCCACAATGCCCCAATTATTGTAGTGAAGTTTAATCACTCAATGTTCAGAAGGAATTTTGCCAATTCACAGGAAGTGAAAGCTACATCTGTTGGCTGGGCAAATGGAGCTGCTGCTAAGATCGGGGGTAAAGAATCACAGCCATATAATGTTATTGCTATTGGAAGTCAGGACCGCACTATAACCGTGTGGACAACTGCAAGTCCTCGACCTCTCTTTGTAGCCAAGCATTTCTTTGGTCAAAGTGTTGTGGATTTATCCTG GAGCCCTGATGGCTATTCTCTCTTTGCCTGTTCATTGGATGGGACTGTGGCTACTTTTCATTTTGAAGCTAAAGAACTTGGCCATAGGCTTAGTGATGCTGAACTTGATGAGTTAAAGAGAAGTCGTTATGGTGACGCTAGAGGCCGACAGTCAAATTTGGCAGAGAGCCCAGCACAGTTATTGCTTGAAGCTGCTTCAGCAAAGCAAACTACTAGCAAAAAAGTAGCTTTGGACGTTCAGGAGAGTCAGATACCTGCAAAACCTCCTGTTGAGTTGGGGCTCACAAACAAAAGTTCTGAGCCTCAGAATAATGATGGGAAGAAAAGTGGGCTTGCTGCTAGTGATGGATTAAATAAAGCAATGAGTTCTGCACGGATTTCTAGTCCTGTGAAACAAAGAGAATACAGACGTGCTGATGGCAGAAAGAGGATCATTCCTGAAGTAGTTGGTGTCCCTATTCAGCAGAAAAATATTAGCAGCAATGCTCAATCTCCTGCACTAGACTTCCCTGTTGGATCTTCTGATCGCAGAAAAAATGATAATGGTGCAGTTCCTTCTGATGTTGGTTTGAGAGAAGCTTCTGTCAGGGGTACCGTTGGTAGGAGCTCTGACTTAAAGGAGCGCTCAGGGGTCACTGCCAGGGCTACTGTTACTGACAGCCTGGTTATTGAGAAAGTTCCAGTCTCTGCTGCCCAAGATCATAGCATCAATGTAGAAAAGTCTGGAAGCATGAGACCTTCAAGTTCCACTGCTTCCTCTTCCACATCTCTTTCAATTAGTGTTTTTGATAAGAAAGAAGGCGAGGATATGACTCCAGTTTGCTTGGAAGCTTGTCTAAGGGAACATGCTATGAATGACATTGCTGGTGTAGGACATGCATGTATGATGAAAGAAACAGAAATTGTTTGCACAAAAGGGTCTCAAACTCTTTGGTCTGATCGTATCTCTGGAAAAGTTTCTGTTTTAGCTGGAAATGCAAACTTCTGGGCTGTGGGATGTGAAGATGGGTGCCTACAG GTTTATACAAAGTGTGGAAGACGCGCATTACCTACCATGATGATGGCATCTGCAGCAACATTTATTGATTGTGATGAGAGCTGGAAATTGTTATTGGTCACAAAGAAAGGATCTTTGTATTTATGGGATCTCTTCAATAGGAACTGTCTCCTTCATGATTCATTGGCATCTCTAGTCAGTTTGGACCTTAGCTCATCTGCAAAAG GCATAATGAAGGTTATATCTGTGAAGTTATCAAAATCTGGTTTTCCTCTCGTTGTCTTGGCTACTCGGCATGCGTTTCTCTTTGACATGAGTCTCATGTGTTGGCTGAGGGTTGCAGATGACTGCTTCCCAGCATCAAATTTTGCTAGTTCTTGGAGTTTGGGTTCAATTCATACTGGTGAGCTGGCCGCCTTGCAAGTGGATGTACGGAAATATTTAGCCCGAAAGCCAGGCTGGACCAG AGTAACTGATGATGGAGTGCAGACACGTGCTCATTTAGAAGCTCAGCTGGCATCATCTTTGGCTTTGAAATCCCCCAATGAATATCGCCAGGGCCTTCTTTCCTACATACGCTTCCTAGCAAG AGAAGCAGATGAGTCTCGTTTGCGAGAAGTCTGTGAAAGTTTTCTTGGGCCACCAACTGGGATGGCTTCAGATTCCAAGAATCCTGCTTGGGATCCCTATGTACTT GGAATGAGAAAGCACAAACTTTTAAGAGAAGACATTCTTCCTGCAATGGCATCCAATAGAAAAGTTCAGCGTTTACTCAATGAGTTCATGGAtcttctctcagaatatgaaatcattgaaaacaATCTAGACCAAAAATCACCATCTCCACCAACTACATCACATCCCGTTATAGATCCGATGGACTCTACCCCGTCTGCAGCAGCTCAAACAGATTCTCCCGTTTTGGCAACAGATAAGAAGGAAAACCCATCCCTTGGTCCAGATAAAATGCATTCTGCTCCATCTATAACAGGTCGAGTAAACACGGGCGCCCTATTGACCGATTCAAGTGAACCGAAACTCCAATAA
- the LOC107959371 gene encoding protein HIRA isoform X2, with translation MIAEKPNWVRHEGMQIFSVDVQPGGLRFATGGGDHKVRIWNLKSVGRDLENDESTQRLLATLRDHFGSVNCVRWAKHGRFVASGSDDQVILIHERKPGSGTTEFGSGEPPDVENWKVAMTLRGHTADVVDLNWSPDDSILASGSLDNTVHIWNMSNGICTAVLRGHSSLVKGVAWDPIGSFIASQSDDKTVIIWRTSDWSLAHKTEGHWAKSLGSTFFRRLGWSPCGHFITTTHGYQKPRHSAPVLERGEWAATFDFLGHNAPIIVVKFNHSMFRRNFANSQEVKATSVGWANGAAAKIGGKESQPYNVIAIGSQDRTITVWTTASPRPLFVAKHFFGQSVVDLSWSPDGYSLFACSLDGTVATFHFEAKELGHRLSDAELDELKRSRYGDARGRQSNLAESPAQLLLEAASAKQTTSKKVALDVQESQIPAKPPVELGLTNKSSEPQNNDGKKSGLAASDGLNKAMSSARISSPVKQREYRRADGRKRIIPEVVGVPIQQKNISSNAQSPALDFPVGSSDRRKNDNGAVPSDVGLREASVRGTVGRSSDLKERSGVTARATVTDSLVIEKVPVSAAQDHSINVEKSGSMRPSSSTASSSTSLSISVFDKKEGEDMTPVCLEACLREHAMNDIAGVGHACMMKETEIVCTKGSQTLWSDRISGKVSVLAGNANFWAVGCEDGCLQVYTKCGRRALPTMMMASAATFIDCDESWKLLLVTKKGSLYLWDLFNRNCLLHDSLASLVSLDLSSSAKGIMKVISVKLSKSGFPLVVLATRHAFLFDMSLMCWLRVADDCFPASNFASSWSLGSIHTGELAALQVDVRKYLARKPGWTRVTDDGVQTRAHLEAQLASSLALKSPNEYRQGLLSYIRFLAREADESRLREVCESFLGPPTGMASDSKNPAWDPYVLMFAGNEKAQTFKRRHSSCNGIQ, from the exons ATGATTGCTGAGAAACCAAATTGGGTTAGGCATGAGGGAATGCAGATATTCTCGGTTGATGTTCAGCCTGGTGGTCTAAGGTTTGCCACTGGTGGAGGTGACCACAAG GTCCGAATATGGAACTTGAAATCTGTTGGCAGGGACTTGGAAAACGACGAATCTACACAGAGGCTTCTAGCAACTTTGCGTGATCACTTTGGGTCTGTCAACTGTGTTAGGTGGGCCAAGCATGGACGATTTGTTGCATCTGGGTCTGATGATCAAGTGATTCTAATTCATGAGAGAAAGCCTGGTTCTGGAACCACTGAGTTTGGCAGTGGAGAGCCTCCTGATGTTGAAAATTGGAAAGTTGCAATGACACTGAGGGGGCACACTGCAGATGTG GTGGATCTTAACTGGTCTCCTGATGACTCAATATTGGCCAGTGGGAGTTTGGACAACACTGTCCATATATGGAATATGAGCAATGGCATCTGTACAGCGGTGCTGAGGGGTCATTCCAGTCTCGTTAAAGGAGTTGCCTGGGATCCCATTGGGTCCTTCATAGCAAGTCAGTCTGATGACAAGACGGTCATAATATGGCGAACAAGTGACTGGAGTCTTGCTCATAAAACAGAGGGCCACTGGGCGAAATCG TTGGGATCAACATTTTTCAGGCGGCTTGGATGGTCACCTTGTGGTCATTTCATAACTACCACTCATGGTTACCAAAAGCCAAGGCATTCTGCACCCGTTCTAGAGAGAGGAGAATGGGCTGCCACATTTGACTTCTTAGGCCACAATGCCCCAATTATTGTAGTGAAGTTTAATCACTCAATGTTCAGAAGGAATTTTGCCAATTCACAGGAAGTGAAAGCTACATCTGTTGGCTGGGCAAATGGAGCTGCTGCTAAGATCGGGGGTAAAGAATCACAGCCATATAATGTTATTGCTATTGGAAGTCAGGACCGCACTATAACCGTGTGGACAACTGCAAGTCCTCGACCTCTCTTTGTAGCCAAGCATTTCTTTGGTCAAAGTGTTGTGGATTTATCCTG GAGCCCTGATGGCTATTCTCTCTTTGCCTGTTCATTGGATGGGACTGTGGCTACTTTTCATTTTGAAGCTAAAGAACTTGGCCATAGGCTTAGTGATGCTGAACTTGATGAGTTAAAGAGAAGTCGTTATGGTGACGCTAGAGGCCGACAGTCAAATTTGGCAGAGAGCCCAGCACAGTTATTGCTTGAAGCTGCTTCAGCAAAGCAAACTACTAGCAAAAAAGTAGCTTTGGACGTTCAGGAGAGTCAGATACCTGCAAAACCTCCTGTTGAGTTGGGGCTCACAAACAAAAGTTCTGAGCCTCAGAATAATGATGGGAAGAAAAGTGGGCTTGCTGCTAGTGATGGATTAAATAAAGCAATGAGTTCTGCACGGATTTCTAGTCCTGTGAAACAAAGAGAATACAGACGTGCTGATGGCAGAAAGAGGATCATTCCTGAAGTAGTTGGTGTCCCTATTCAGCAGAAAAATATTAGCAGCAATGCTCAATCTCCTGCACTAGACTTCCCTGTTGGATCTTCTGATCGCAGAAAAAATGATAATGGTGCAGTTCCTTCTGATGTTGGTTTGAGAGAAGCTTCTGTCAGGGGTACCGTTGGTAGGAGCTCTGACTTAAAGGAGCGCTCAGGGGTCACTGCCAGGGCTACTGTTACTGACAGCCTGGTTATTGAGAAAGTTCCAGTCTCTGCTGCCCAAGATCATAGCATCAATGTAGAAAAGTCTGGAAGCATGAGACCTTCAAGTTCCACTGCTTCCTCTTCCACATCTCTTTCAATTAGTGTTTTTGATAAGAAAGAAGGCGAGGATATGACTCCAGTTTGCTTGGAAGCTTGTCTAAGGGAACATGCTATGAATGACATTGCTGGTGTAGGACATGCATGTATGATGAAAGAAACAGAAATTGTTTGCACAAAAGGGTCTCAAACTCTTTGGTCTGATCGTATCTCTGGAAAAGTTTCTGTTTTAGCTGGAAATGCAAACTTCTGGGCTGTGGGATGTGAAGATGGGTGCCTACAG GTTTATACAAAGTGTGGAAGACGCGCATTACCTACCATGATGATGGCATCTGCAGCAACATTTATTGATTGTGATGAGAGCTGGAAATTGTTATTGGTCACAAAGAAAGGATCTTTGTATTTATGGGATCTCTTCAATAGGAACTGTCTCCTTCATGATTCATTGGCATCTCTAGTCAGTTTGGACCTTAGCTCATCTGCAAAAG GCATAATGAAGGTTATATCTGTGAAGTTATCAAAATCTGGTTTTCCTCTCGTTGTCTTGGCTACTCGGCATGCGTTTCTCTTTGACATGAGTCTCATGTGTTGGCTGAGGGTTGCAGATGACTGCTTCCCAGCATCAAATTTTGCTAGTTCTTGGAGTTTGGGTTCAATTCATACTGGTGAGCTGGCCGCCTTGCAAGTGGATGTACGGAAATATTTAGCCCGAAAGCCAGGCTGGACCAG AGTAACTGATGATGGAGTGCAGACACGTGCTCATTTAGAAGCTCAGCTGGCATCATCTTTGGCTTTGAAATCCCCCAATGAATATCGCCAGGGCCTTCTTTCCTACATACGCTTCCTAGCAAG AGAAGCAGATGAGTCTCGTTTGCGAGAAGTCTGTGAAAGTTTTCTTGGGCCACCAACTGGGATGGCTTCAGATTCCAAGAATCCTGCTTGGGATCCCTATGTACTT ATGTTTGCAGGGAATGAGAAAGCACAAACTTTTAAGAGAAGACATTCTTCCTGCAATGGCATCCAATAG
- the LOC107959371 gene encoding protein HIRA isoform X3: MSNGICTAVLRGHSSLVKGVAWDPIGSFIASQSDDKTVIIWRTSDWSLAHKTEGHWAKSLGSTFFRRLGWSPCGHFITTTHGYQKPRHSAPVLERGEWAATFDFLGHNAPIIVVKFNHSMFRRNFANSQEVKATSVGWANGAAAKIGGKESQPYNVIAIGSQDRTITVWTTASPRPLFVAKHFFGQSVVDLSWSPDGYSLFACSLDGTVATFHFEAKELGHRLSDAELDELKRSRYGDARGRQSNLAESPAQLLLEAASAKQTTSKKVALDVQESQIPAKPPVELGLTNKSSEPQNNDGKKSGLAASDGLNKAMSSARISSPVKQREYRRADGRKRIIPEVVGVPIQQKNISSNAQSPALDFPVGSSDRRKNDNGAVPSDVGLREASVRGTVGRSSDLKERSGVTARATVTDSLVIEKVPVSAAQDHSINVEKSGSMRPSSSTASSSTSLSISVFDKKEGEDMTPVCLEACLREHAMNDIAGVGHACMMKETEIVCTKGSQTLWSDRISGKVSVLAGNANFWAVGCEDGCLQVYTKCGRRALPTMMMASAATFIDCDESWKLLLVTKKGSLYLWDLFNRNCLLHDSLASLVSLDLSSSAKGIMKVISVKLSKSGFPLVVLATRHAFLFDMSLMCWLRVADDCFPASNFASSWSLGSIHTGELAALQVDVRKYLARKPGWTRVTDDGVQTRAHLEAQLASSLALKSPNEYRQGLLSYIRFLAREADESRLREVCESFLGPPTGMASDSKNPAWDPYVLGMRKHKLLREDILPAMASNRKVQRLLNEFMDLLSEYEIIENNLDQKSPSPPTTSHPVIDPMDSTPSAAAQTDSPVLATDKKENPSLGPDKMHSAPSITGRVNTGALLTDSSEPKLQ, translated from the exons ATGAGCAATGGCATCTGTACAGCGGTGCTGAGGGGTCATTCCAGTCTCGTTAAAGGAGTTGCCTGGGATCCCATTGGGTCCTTCATAGCAAGTCAGTCTGATGACAAGACGGTCATAATATGGCGAACAAGTGACTGGAGTCTTGCTCATAAAACAGAGGGCCACTGGGCGAAATCG TTGGGATCAACATTTTTCAGGCGGCTTGGATGGTCACCTTGTGGTCATTTCATAACTACCACTCATGGTTACCAAAAGCCAAGGCATTCTGCACCCGTTCTAGAGAGAGGAGAATGGGCTGCCACATTTGACTTCTTAGGCCACAATGCCCCAATTATTGTAGTGAAGTTTAATCACTCAATGTTCAGAAGGAATTTTGCCAATTCACAGGAAGTGAAAGCTACATCTGTTGGCTGGGCAAATGGAGCTGCTGCTAAGATCGGGGGTAAAGAATCACAGCCATATAATGTTATTGCTATTGGAAGTCAGGACCGCACTATAACCGTGTGGACAACTGCAAGTCCTCGACCTCTCTTTGTAGCCAAGCATTTCTTTGGTCAAAGTGTTGTGGATTTATCCTG GAGCCCTGATGGCTATTCTCTCTTTGCCTGTTCATTGGATGGGACTGTGGCTACTTTTCATTTTGAAGCTAAAGAACTTGGCCATAGGCTTAGTGATGCTGAACTTGATGAGTTAAAGAGAAGTCGTTATGGTGACGCTAGAGGCCGACAGTCAAATTTGGCAGAGAGCCCAGCACAGTTATTGCTTGAAGCTGCTTCAGCAAAGCAAACTACTAGCAAAAAAGTAGCTTTGGACGTTCAGGAGAGTCAGATACCTGCAAAACCTCCTGTTGAGTTGGGGCTCACAAACAAAAGTTCTGAGCCTCAGAATAATGATGGGAAGAAAAGTGGGCTTGCTGCTAGTGATGGATTAAATAAAGCAATGAGTTCTGCACGGATTTCTAGTCCTGTGAAACAAAGAGAATACAGACGTGCTGATGGCAGAAAGAGGATCATTCCTGAAGTAGTTGGTGTCCCTATTCAGCAGAAAAATATTAGCAGCAATGCTCAATCTCCTGCACTAGACTTCCCTGTTGGATCTTCTGATCGCAGAAAAAATGATAATGGTGCAGTTCCTTCTGATGTTGGTTTGAGAGAAGCTTCTGTCAGGGGTACCGTTGGTAGGAGCTCTGACTTAAAGGAGCGCTCAGGGGTCACTGCCAGGGCTACTGTTACTGACAGCCTGGTTATTGAGAAAGTTCCAGTCTCTGCTGCCCAAGATCATAGCATCAATGTAGAAAAGTCTGGAAGCATGAGACCTTCAAGTTCCACTGCTTCCTCTTCCACATCTCTTTCAATTAGTGTTTTTGATAAGAAAGAAGGCGAGGATATGACTCCAGTTTGCTTGGAAGCTTGTCTAAGGGAACATGCTATGAATGACATTGCTGGTGTAGGACATGCATGTATGATGAAAGAAACAGAAATTGTTTGCACAAAAGGGTCTCAAACTCTTTGGTCTGATCGTATCTCTGGAAAAGTTTCTGTTTTAGCTGGAAATGCAAACTTCTGGGCTGTGGGATGTGAAGATGGGTGCCTACAG GTTTATACAAAGTGTGGAAGACGCGCATTACCTACCATGATGATGGCATCTGCAGCAACATTTATTGATTGTGATGAGAGCTGGAAATTGTTATTGGTCACAAAGAAAGGATCTTTGTATTTATGGGATCTCTTCAATAGGAACTGTCTCCTTCATGATTCATTGGCATCTCTAGTCAGTTTGGACCTTAGCTCATCTGCAAAAG GCATAATGAAGGTTATATCTGTGAAGTTATCAAAATCTGGTTTTCCTCTCGTTGTCTTGGCTACTCGGCATGCGTTTCTCTTTGACATGAGTCTCATGTGTTGGCTGAGGGTTGCAGATGACTGCTTCCCAGCATCAAATTTTGCTAGTTCTTGGAGTTTGGGTTCAATTCATACTGGTGAGCTGGCCGCCTTGCAAGTGGATGTACGGAAATATTTAGCCCGAAAGCCAGGCTGGACCAG AGTAACTGATGATGGAGTGCAGACACGTGCTCATTTAGAAGCTCAGCTGGCATCATCTTTGGCTTTGAAATCCCCCAATGAATATCGCCAGGGCCTTCTTTCCTACATACGCTTCCTAGCAAG AGAAGCAGATGAGTCTCGTTTGCGAGAAGTCTGTGAAAGTTTTCTTGGGCCACCAACTGGGATGGCTTCAGATTCCAAGAATCCTGCTTGGGATCCCTATGTACTT GGAATGAGAAAGCACAAACTTTTAAGAGAAGACATTCTTCCTGCAATGGCATCCAATAGAAAAGTTCAGCGTTTACTCAATGAGTTCATGGAtcttctctcagaatatgaaatcattgaaaacaATCTAGACCAAAAATCACCATCTCCACCAACTACATCACATCCCGTTATAGATCCGATGGACTCTACCCCGTCTGCAGCAGCTCAAACAGATTCTCCCGTTTTGGCAACAGATAAGAAGGAAAACCCATCCCTTGGTCCAGATAAAATGCATTCTGCTCCATCTATAACAGGTCGAGTAAACACGGGCGCCCTATTGACCGATTCAAGTGAACCGAAACTCCAATAA